A stretch of Rhododendron vialii isolate Sample 1 chromosome 4a, ASM3025357v1 DNA encodes these proteins:
- the LOC131323245 gene encoding protein SCARECROW 2, translating to MESRALLLLTNNAATEADFNPSSTTTTTTNTISVSPLPTPSNSNAAAVSIISSGGIKMVRKRTASEIEQLHTTPAQAGYDRFLRRPTAAAAVASNHPLFPLPSAAADMGCFNLGPGLLPSNISTTATNHSTMTMLPSSTMTSPGSGSGFSHDPLSPQQYHHNHNHNIRQSQPPSVCVFSGLPLFPPETSNQNTNTSTPVGVPFSTTTRPAAATTDTSMEDSNNNNTAWIDGIIKDLIHSSANVSIPQLIQNVREIIHPCNPNLASLLEYRLRSLSSSSSSPTEFSDLQIRPQQNHHHQQFHPNLQHHQQQHQFPLLPDSHAMNHHLINLGITPPPPLTPNNNSTITAAPVNQVHKSRHQQQQQQQQFYSQPQPQPQEKQQQEESPPPDPASTAASTPQPSPSATAAVLAKERKEETRQKKRDEEGLHLLTLLLKCAESVAADDFEEANKMLLEISELSTPFGTSAQRVAAYFSEAMSARLLNSCLGVYGTLPAISHSQKLVSAFQVFNGISPFVKFSHFTANQAIQEAFEREERVHIIDLDIMQGLQWPGLFHILASRPGGPPFVRLTGLGMSVEALEATGKRLSDFAEKLGLPFEFRPVAEKVGNLDPEMLNVSKREAVAVHWLQHSLYDVTGSDTHTLSLLHRLAPKVVTVVEQDLSHAGSFLGRFVEAIHYYSALFDSLGASYGEESEERHVVEQQLLSREIRNVLAVGGPSRNAEREVVKFNNWREKLQQSGFRGISLAGNAAAQATLLLGMFPSDGYTLIEDNGTLKLGWKDLCLLTASAWRPSFHKYPMSSLVT from the exons ATGGAGTCCCGTGCTTTGTTATTACTAACCAACAACGCCGCAACCGAGGCGGATTTCAATCCTAGCAGcaccactactactactactaacaCCATTTCTGTGAGTCCACTACCAACACCGTCGAATAGCAACGCGGCGGCCGTCTCGATAATCTCCTCCGGCGGGATCAAGATGGTGAGGAAGAGGACCGCATCCGAGATCGAACAGCTCCATACAACCCCGGCCCAGGCCGGGTACGACAGGTTTCTGCGCCGGCCGACCGCCGCCGCTGCCGTGGCGTCGAACCACCCCCTCTTCCCCCTTccctccgccgccgccgacATGGGTTGCTTTAATCTGGGCCCGGGCCTCCTGCCCAGCAACAtttccaccaccgccaccaaccACTCCACTATGACTATGCTACCTTCTTCAACTATGACGTCACCTGGGTCCGGTTCGGGATTTTCCCACGACCCGCTCTCGCCTCAGCAGTACCACCACAACCATAACCATAATATTCGTCAATCACAGCCCCCTTCTGTTTGTGTCTTCTCCGGTTTACCCTTATTCCCACCCGAAACAAGCAATCAAAACACGAACACTAGTACTCCCGTTGGTGTACCCTTTAGTACTACTACACGaccagcagcagcaacaacagaTACTTCTATGGAGGATAGCAACAATAATAATACTGCATGGATAGACGGAATCATAAAAGATCTCATCCACTCCTCAGCCAACGTCTCCATACCGCAACTCATTCAGAACGTGAGGGAGATCATCCACCCGTGCAATCCCAACCTCGCTTCCCTTCTCGAGTATCGACTGCGCTCTCTGTCCTCCTCCTCGTCGTCGCCGACGGAGTTTTCGGATTTGCAGATCAGGCCGCAACagaatcaccaccaccagcaaTTTCATCCCAACCTCCAGCACCATCAGCAGCAGCACCAATTTCCCCTTCTTCCAGATTCTCATGCAATGAACCATCACTTGATCAATTTGGGAATcacaccgccgccgccgttAACGCCCAATAACAATTCCACAATCACAGCTGCACCCGTTAATCAAGTGCACAAATCACGACaccagcaacaacaacaacaacagcagtTTTATTCTCAGCCTCAACCTCAGCCCCAAGAAAAGCAACAACAGGAGGAATCACCGCCACCCGACCCGGCATCCACGGCGGCATCGACACCGCAACCTTCGCCGTCGGCCACAGCGGCGGTCCTGGCGAAGGAGAGGAAGGAGGAGACGAGGCAGAAGAAAAGGGACGAAGAGGGGCTCCACCTCCTGACCTTACTCCTGAAATGCGCCGAGTCCGTGGCGGCAGATGACTTCGAAGAAGCGAATAAAATGCTGCTCGAGATATCGGAACTATCGACCCCGTTCGGAACCTCGGCGCAGCGGGTCGCCGCGTATTTCTCCGAGGCCATGTCGGCGAGGCTCTTGAATTCCTGTCTCGGTGTGTACGGCACCCTACCCGCGATCTCGCACAGCCAGAAACTGGTCTCGGCGTTTCAG GTGTTCAACGGGATAAGCCCATTCGTGAAATTCTCCCATTTCACGGCAAATCAAGCGATACAGGAGGCGTTTGAACGGGAAGAAAGGGTGCATATCATAGATCTAGACATCATGCAAGGTTTACAATGGCCGGGATTGTTTCACATATTGGCGTCCCGGCCTGGTGGGCCGCCATTTGTGCGGCTCACTGGGCTGGGGATGTCAGTGGAGGCGTTGGAGGCCACGGGGAAGAGGTTGTCCGATTTCGCGGAGAAGTTGGGGCTTCCGTTTGAGTTCCGGCCGGTGGCGGAGAAGGTTGGGAATTTGGATCCGGAGATGCTGAATGTGAGCAAGAGGGAGGCCGTGGCTGTTCACTGGTTGCAGCATTCGCTTTATGACGTGACGGGGTCGGATACCCATACCCTCTCACTCTTGCACAG GTTGGCCCCGAAAGTGGTGACCGTGGTAGAGCAAGACTTAAGCCATGCAGGCTCATTCTTGGGGAGGTTCGTGGAGGCCATACACTACTACTCGGCCCTGTTCGACTCGCTTGGAGCAAGCTACGGGGAGGAGAGCGAGGAGCGACACGTGGTGGAGCAGCAGTTACTCTCAAGAGAGATCCGAAACGTCCTGGCAGTCGGGGGCCCATCGAGGAACGCCGAGAGAGAGGTTGTAAAGTTCAACAACTGGAGGGAGAAGCTTCAGCAGTCCGGATTCAGGGGCATCTCACTAGCAGGAAACGCGGCCGCCCAGGCCACACTCCTCCTTGGAATGTTCCCTTCTGACGGGTACACCCTCATCGAGGACAACGGCACGCTCAAACTTGGTTGGAAGGACCTTTGCCTGCTCACGGCTTCTGCCTGGAGACCTTCCTTTCATAAGTACCCCATGAGTTCCCTGGTGACTTGA